DNA from Acidobacteriota bacterium:
AGGATGATCCTCATCCCCGTCTCCCTTTGATCCGGCTCCGTCGCATGAAGCCGTCGTAATGGCGCATGACGAGCTGGGCTTCGATCTGCTGGAGCGTGTCCATGGCCACGCCGACGACGATGAGAATCGAGGTTCCGCCGAAATAGAAATCGATATTCAAGCCCTGTGTGAACCAGCGGGGCAGATTGGCTTCCAGCGCATCGCCGATCCAGGGCAGAGCTCCGACCTTGACGCCGGTCATCATGAACTCGGGCATGATGGCGATTGCGGCCAGATAAACGGCGCCGGCCAGCGTAATGCGGGACAGGATGCCGTCAATGTAGTCGGAGGTGTTTTTTCCGGGCCGGATGCCCGGGATGAATCCGCCGTACTTGCGCAGGTTGTCGGCCACATCCGAAGGGTTGAAGATGATCGAGATGTAGAAATAGGTGAAGAAGATGATGGCCGCGACATAAGTCAGGATGTAGAGCGGCATCCCCAGGTTGAACTGCTGGGCGATCGTCTGGAAAACGGGCGCTTTGATGGCCTGGGCGATGGTCTGAGGAAGGGTGATGATGGCGGCGGCGAAAATGATCGGAATGACGCCTCCGGTGTTGACGCGCAGCGGCAGATGGGTACTCTGACCGCCGTAAACCTTGCGGCCGATGACCCGCTTGGCATAGGATACGGGAATGCGGCGCTGGCCTCTCTCGACGAACACGATAAAGGCCACAACGGCCAGCATCAGGGCGACGAGGAAGATCAGACGGAGCGGGTCCATGCTGCCGGTGCGCAGGCCGGTGACGGCGCTGCCGACACCCCTTGGAAATTCGACGACAATCCCGGCGAAAATGATGAGGGAAATGCCGTTGCCGATCCCACGCTCAGAGATCTGTTCGCCGAGCCACATGATGAAAACCGTGCCCGTGGTCAGGGTCAGCACGGTCAGAAGCTGGAACCCGAGGCCGGGGTTGGGAACGATGGCCGCACCGCCGGGACTCCTCAGGGCCTGTAAAAAGAAGGAAATGCCGAATCCCTGAATGAGACAGATGGCGATCGTTCCATATCGGGTATACTGCGTGATTTTTTTCCGCCCCAGCTCTCCTTCCTTGGACAACCTCTCCAGGTAAGGCCAGACGACCTGGAGAAGCTGCAGAATGATGGACGAGCTGATATAGGGCATGATGCCCAGGGCGAAGATCGTCATCCGGGACATGTTTCTCCCGGAAAAAAGATCGATAAACCCGAGAATGGAACCTCTCTGCGCCTGCCAGAACTCGGCCAATGCGGCGGCGGATATCCCCGGAGTGGGGATCTGGGCGCCGATCCTGTAAACGGCCAGGATGGCCAGGGTGAAAATCACCCGTTTTCTCAGTTCAGGAATACTGAAGATGTTGCGGATACTCTCAAGCATTTTCCGACCCGATAACGACGGCCTTGCCGCCCGCCTCCTCGATTTTTTTCACGGCCGTCTGCGAAAAGGCATGGGCCCGGATTGTCCGGGCGGACTGGAGTTCCCCGCGGCCGAGGATTTTGACGAGCGGTTTTTTCCCCCGGATCAGACCGGCTTTTTTCATGGCCTCAAGACCGATCTCATCGCTGGGCAAGGCGTTCAGCCGCTCGACATTGACCGCCTGATATTCTACCCGAAAAATGTTGGTGAACCCCCGCTTGGGGATGCGGCGGACCAGGGGCATCTGCCCGCCCTCGAAACCGCGCTTCTGGGTGAATCCGGCTCCGGAGAGCTGGCCCTTGTGCCCGCGGCCCGACGTCTTGCCCCGGCCCGAGCCGGGTCCGCGGCCCCGTCTTCTTTTGTTTTTCCTTGAACCGGGTTCGGGACGCAGTTTATTGAGACTCATGATTCTTCCACAGCCTCCACTTTCAGCAAATGGGTGATCTTCCGGATCATGCCTCGAATCTCCGGCCGATCCTCACGAATGACGGAGGATTGCAGCTTGCGAAGCCCAAGTCCTTTGATGACTTCCCTTTGGTTCCGGGGATATCCGATCGGACTCCTGACCAGCGTGATCTTTATCATAACGACACCCGGCTCTTCACCCGGCCGGCGGCGGCGGTTTCGGGATTTTTAAGCTTCTTCAGGGCGTCCATGGTCGCATGAGAGACGGATATGGGATTATTGCTGCGGATGGACTTCGTAAGGACATCCTTGATGCCCGCAAGCTGCATAATCACGCGCACGGCGCCTCCGGCGATGACCCCCGTTCCTTTGGCCGCCGGCCGGAGCACCACGACTCCGGCATCGACTTCGCCCTTGACCAGGTGAGGAATCGTCGTATCGGCCAACGGGACCTGGTATAAATTTTTCTTTGCGGACTCGACCCCCTTGGCGATGGCTTGGGGGACTTCCCGCGCTTTCCCCTTGCCGATGCCGACACGGCCTTTTTCATCCCCGACGGCGACCAGCGCCGAAAAGCTCATGTTCTTGCCGCCCTTGACGACTTTGGTCACCCGGCGGATGGAAATGACCTGATCCTTGAACTCCAAGTCTTCGGGTTCGGCTCCGGGTCTACGATAGGTTCGATCTCTCACGCTCAGTCCTCCTTAGAAGGGACCCCGGGTCAAAAACGGATGCCTTCTTTCCTCATTGCCTCAGCCAAAGCCTTGACACGGCCGTGATAGGGATAGATGCCGCGGTCGAAGACAACGCTCTCGATGCGGCGCTCTTTCAACCGGCCGGCCAGGATCTCACCCAACAGATTACAGGCTTCCTTGTTCTTTCCGCTCCGGCCTTTGTCCTTGAAGTCTTTCTCCTGGGTGGACGCCGTCGCCAAGACCTGATGAGTCTGGTCATCGATCACCTGGGTATAAACATAGACATTGCTCTTGAAAACATGAAGCCGGGGTCGATCCGCCGTTCCCTTGATCTTGGCCCGGATCCGCTTGCGCAGCCGGCCGCGCCGGATCTCTCTCTTTGCCAGCTTGTTCTTATCCACCGGTCACTCCTGCTTTGCGTTCTTTCTTGATGAGCTTTTCTCCGACATAACGGATGCCTTTCTGTTTATAGGGATCCGGTCGGCGATGCTTCTTGATGTCCTCGGCCACTTGCCCGACTTTTTGTTTGTCGATCCCGCGGACGGTGAGAAGCGTCGGTTTCTCGGCCGTGATTTCGACGCCTTCCGGAATCTCGAAGATCACGGGCCGGGAATAACCCAGGCTCATCTCCAATTTGTTGTTTTCGATTTTGGCGCGGTAACCGACGCCCAAAATCTCAAGCTGTTTGACAAATCCCACGGAGACGCCCAGAAGGGCGTTCTGGGCCAGCGAACGGCACAATCCGTGCCGGGATCGAACGGCCTGGGTTTCGTCCCTCCGGGTCAAGAGCAAGATGTTGTCCTCGAGACGGGCTTCGATTCCCTCATAGATCGGAGACGACATCTTTCCCTTGGGGCCTTCGAACGTGATCTCTCCGGCCTCGATGGTCACTTTCACTCCCGGTGGAACCGCTATGGGCTGTTTTCCGACTCTCGACATGTCCTTATCCTCTCGCGGTGTCTTACCAGACGTAGCAGACGACCTCGCCTCCCAAGCCCAGTTCTTCGCATGCCTTCCCGCCGACGATGCCCCGGGATGTGGAGATCACGGCCAGACCGATCCCCCCCAGCACCTGGGGGATGGATTCCTTGGTGCAGTAAACGCGACAGCCTGGACGGCTGATCCTCCGGAGACCGGTGATCACGCTGGCATTGTCCTCACCGTATTTCAGCATCAGGGTCAACACGCCCTGCTTGGCATCATCAAGGACCTTGAAATTGCGGATGTATCCCTCATCCTTGAGGATTTTGGCGATTTCAATCTTCATCCGGGAAGACGGCATGACGACTTCTCTTTTGCGGGACCGGGCGGCATTGCGCAGGCGGGTCAGCATATCGGCAATGGGATCCGTGTGACTCATAACCTTATCCTTTCGCTCAATCCTACCAGGACGCCTTGGTGATGCCGGGAATCTCGCCCTTGAGAGCCAGCTCCCTGAAACAGAGCCGGCAGAGGTCGAATTTCCGGTAAGTGCCCCGGGCGCGCCCGCACTTGTGACAACGCCGTTTCCGCCGGATTGCGAACTTGGGCGTCTTCAGATATTTGGCCATCCATGCTGTCGTTGACAATTTGCCCTTCCTTTATCAAGACTCGCGAAACGGCATGCCCAGCTTCTTGAGAAGCGCATGCGCGTTTCCGTCCGTTTTCGCCGTCGTCACGATGGTGATATTCATCCCGCGGGGACGATCCACCTTGGTATAGTCGATTTCGGGAAACACCAGCTGGTCCCTCAGGCCCAGGGTGTAGTTGCCGCGGCCGTCGAAGGCTCCCGGAGGAACGCCCCGGAAGTCGCGGACCCGGGGAAGCACGATATTGACCAGGCGATCGAAAAACTCGTACATCTTTTTTCGTCTCAGGGTCACGTAGCAGGCGATGGCCTGGCCCTGGCGCAGCTTGAAGGAGGAGATGGATTTCTTGGCCCGCCCGATGGCCGGAGCCTGGCCTGTGATCAGGCTCAACTCGGCCTTGGCCGTATCCAGGAGCTTGATGTTCTGAAGGGCATCGCCGACACCCATGTTGACGACGATCTTCTCCAGGCGGGGGACAGCCATGCTGTTGGCAATTCCCAGTTCCTCCCGGAGTTCCGCCAGGATCTCGTTTCTGTATTTCTCTTGCAGGCGATTCATCGGGGTTTCCTCACTTCGTCTTTTCCAGGGGTGTGGAACATCGGCCGCAACTTCGGGCGCGTGTGCCGTCCGGCAGCACCTTCGTCCGGGCTCTTACGCCCTGACCGCATTCTTCGCAATAAATCATGACCCGGGAGGCCGGGATGGGCGCTTCTTTCTCCATGATACCGCCCTGGATGTTCTTGCTCCTGTCCGGCCGGATGAATTCCTTGACAAAGTTGATTTTCTCGACAATGATCCGGTTTTTCTCGGGGATGACCTTCAGAACTTTCCCGGTCTTGCCCTTGTCTTTACCCGTCCGGACCATCACCATGTCGTTTTTCCGCACGTGGACTTTGAGCGCCGGCATCACAGCACCTCCGGAGCCAGGGAGACGATCTTCATGAAGCGCCTGTCCCTCAATTCCCGGGCCACGGGACCGAATACGCGGGTCCCCACGGGTTCATTGGCCTTGTCGATGATGACCGCCGCATTGTCCTCGAAACGGATGTAGGAGCCGTCCTTGCGGCGCAATTCCTTCCTGGTCCGAACAACGACCGCCCGGACAACCTTGCCCTTGGGGATCTTGCTTTCGGGTTCGGCCTCCTTGACGGTGGCCGATATGATGTCCCCCAGCCGGGCCGTCCGTCCGACGCTCCCTCCCAGGGGCGTGATGGCCTGGATCTTCCGAGCGCCGGAATTATCGGCCACCTTGAGCATGGTGCGCATTTGTATCATGGCTGCTTATCCTCTCCCAAGGGTTGTCCGGGCTCGGCGCTCAATCCCACGATGTTCATGACCCGCCAGTGTTTTTTCTTGCTGATCGGCCGGGTCTCGACAATGCGGACGACATCCCCGATATTGCATTTCTCGAATTCGTCGTGAACAAGAAAGGAGGTCCTCAGCTTGACGGATTTCTTGTATAAGGGATGCCGGACCTGGCGGACAACCTGGACTTTAACGGTCTTTTTCATCGTTTTCCCGATGACCGTGCCGATCTTCGTCGTCTTGCGTGTCTTGTCCTTGGATTCCATGCCTATTCCGTCCTTTTCTGCTCATTGTTCAGGAACGTGGCGATCCGGGCCATGGTCTTCCTGATATTCTTAATCTTCATCGGGTTGTCCAACTGGCCGATGGCCTTCTGAAAGCGGAGTTTGAACAACTGGTCCTTGAGCTCCGCGGCTTTGGTCCGCAGTTCGTCGGCCGACAAATCCTTCATTTCGCTCTTTTTCATAGGAGGTCCCTGTTTTCCCTGGAAATGAACCGCGTCTTCACGGGCAGTTTATTGGAGGCCAGACGCATGGCTTCCCGGGCGACGCCTTCGTCCACACCTTCGATTTCAAAAAGGATTTTTCCGGGACGGACGACATCCACCCAGAACTCGGGATCCCCCTTGCCTTTTCCCATACGGACTTCCGTGGGCTTCTTGGTGATCGGCTTCCAGGGGAACGTCCGGATCCAGAGTTTTCCTTTTCTCTTCATGT
Protein-coding regions in this window:
- the secY gene encoding preprotein translocase subunit SecY — translated: MLESIRNIFSIPELRKRVIFTLAILAVYRIGAQIPTPGISAAALAEFWQAQRGSILGFIDLFSGRNMSRMTIFALGIMPYISSSIILQLLQVVWPYLERLSKEGELGRKKITQYTRYGTIAICLIQGFGISFFLQALRSPGGAAIVPNPGLGFQLLTVLTLTTGTVFIMWLGEQISERGIGNGISLIIFAGIVVEFPRGVGSAVTGLRTGSMDPLRLIFLVALMLAVVAFIVFVERGQRRIPVSYAKRVIGRKVYGGQSTHLPLRVNTGGVIPIIFAAAIITLPQTIAQAIKAPVFQTIAQQFNLGMPLYILTYVAAIIFFTYFYISIIFNPSDVADNLRKYGGFIPGIRPGKNTSDYIDGILSRITLAGAVYLAAIAIMPEFMMTGVKVGALPWIGDALEANLPRWFTQGLNIDFYFGGTSILIVVGVAMDTLQQIEAQLVMRHYDGFMRRSRIKGRRG
- the rplO gene encoding 50S ribosomal protein L15; amino-acid sequence: MSLNKLRPEPGSRKNKRRRGRGPGSGRGKTSGRGHKGQLSGAGFTQKRGFEGGQMPLVRRIPKRGFTNIFRVEYQAVNVERLNALPSDEIGLEAMKKAGLIRGKKPLVKILGRGELQSARTIRAHAFSQTAVKKIEEAGGKAVVIGSENA
- the rpmD gene encoding 50S ribosomal protein L30 — protein: MIKITLVRSPIGYPRNQREVIKGLGLRKLQSSVIREDRPEIRGMIRKITHLLKVEAVEES
- the rpsE gene encoding 30S ribosomal protein S5, producing the protein MRDRTYRRPGAEPEDLEFKDQVISIRRVTKVVKGGKNMSFSALVAVGDEKGRVGIGKGKAREVPQAIAKGVESAKKNLYQVPLADTTIPHLVKGEVDAGVVVLRPAAKGTGVIAGGAVRVIMQLAGIKDVLTKSIRSNNPISVSHATMDALKKLKNPETAAAGRVKSRVSL
- the rplR gene encoding 50S ribosomal protein L18, with the translated sequence MDKNKLAKREIRRGRLRKRIRAKIKGTADRPRLHVFKSNVYVYTQVIDDQTHQVLATASTQEKDFKDKGRSGKNKEACNLLGEILAGRLKERRIESVVFDRGIYPYHGRVKALAEAMRKEGIRF
- the rplF gene encoding 50S ribosomal protein L6, giving the protein MSRVGKQPIAVPPGVKVTIEAGEITFEGPKGKMSSPIYEGIEARLEDNILLLTRRDETQAVRSRHGLCRSLAQNALLGVSVGFVKQLEILGVGYRAKIENNKLEMSLGYSRPVIFEIPEGVEITAEKPTLLTVRGIDKQKVGQVAEDIKKHRRPDPYKQKGIRYVGEKLIKKERKAGVTGG
- the rpsH gene encoding 30S ribosomal protein S8, yielding MSHTDPIADMLTRLRNAARSRKREVVMPSSRMKIEIAKILKDEGYIRNFKVLDDAKQGVLTLMLKYGEDNASVITGLRRISRPGCRVYCTKESIPQVLGGIGLAVISTSRGIVGGKACEELGLGGEVVCYVW
- a CDS encoding type Z 30S ribosomal protein S14 yields the protein MSTTAWMAKYLKTPKFAIRRKRRCHKCGRARGTYRKFDLCRLCFRELALKGEIPGITKASW
- the rplE gene encoding 50S ribosomal protein L5, which encodes MNRLQEKYRNEILAELREELGIANSMAVPRLEKIVVNMGVGDALQNIKLLDTAKAELSLITGQAPAIGRAKKSISSFKLRQGQAIACYVTLRRKKMYEFFDRLVNIVLPRVRDFRGVPPGAFDGRGNYTLGLRDQLVFPEIDYTKVDRPRGMNITIVTTAKTDGNAHALLKKLGMPFRES
- the rplX gene encoding 50S ribosomal protein L24, whose product is MPALKVHVRKNDMVMVRTGKDKGKTGKVLKVIPEKNRIIVEKINFVKEFIRPDRSKNIQGGIMEKEAPIPASRVMIYCEECGQGVRARTKVLPDGTRARSCGRCSTPLEKTK
- the rplN gene encoding 50S ribosomal protein L14; the encoded protein is MIQMRTMLKVADNSGARKIQAITPLGGSVGRTARLGDIISATVKEAEPESKIPKGKVVRAVVVRTRKELRRKDGSYIRFEDNAAVIIDKANEPVGTRVFGPVARELRDRRFMKIVSLAPEVL
- the rpsQ gene encoding 30S ribosomal protein S17 translates to MESKDKTRKTTKIGTVIGKTMKKTVKVQVVRQVRHPLYKKSVKLRTSFLVHDEFEKCNIGDVVRIVETRPISKKKHWRVMNIVGLSAEPGQPLGEDKQP
- the rpmC gene encoding 50S ribosomal protein L29, which produces MKKSEMKDLSADELRTKAAELKDQLFKLRFQKAIGQLDNPMKIKNIRKTMARIATFLNNEQKRTE
- the rplP gene encoding 50S ribosomal protein L16 gives rise to the protein MLMPKKVKFRKQQRGKMRGRAARGADLSFGEYGLQALEACWLTARQIESGRITISRHMKRKGKLWIRTFPWKPITKKPTEVRMGKGKGDPEFWVDVVRPGKILFEIEGVDEGVAREAMRLASNKLPVKTRFISRENRDLL